Proteins encoded in a region of the Bacillus sp. T3 genome:
- a CDS encoding DUF6449 domain-containing protein, which produces MEKYSPITYALVLDNRPLQWSYGISYFALALLLYSLSFYFYKKRKIEVTSEAIAYSNLRVVFKYGVTTCVMLFGGVYFSEVQNTDLTWIIFGYCLGAMIGYFIAEMVLQKTWRIFGNLKGLIVYGIIVTVTIVFVQSLGFYEKKLPKQEDIKSVILTNQPYVFSDKSESYAPYFVPSELESKNNIKEVLELHKQIIADKSLNQKLQEGQYEIAFFLYTLNDGSQISRQYRINQELYEDSYRNIHESKEYKQASNEIFHLNVEKINQIKISSNSFSNHFVTLSNSQQIAEAIAALKQDILSESYLDERYFEGRGSGIEIFFGKDRSVYLNHKPNYEHFTQWLIQNDLFEQASVQADDVEKIVVADLKMDPFTDQYNDPQLFINEIENQKEKLTITDKKQIELCLAQASSMPNHKYSAVFYYKGEHLAETYFFDEEHAPDFIKQHFK; this is translated from the coding sequence TTGGAGAAATATTCACCGATTACTTATGCATTGGTGCTTGATAACCGTCCACTGCAGTGGAGCTATGGTATTAGTTATTTTGCATTGGCACTTCTTTTGTATAGTTTATCTTTCTATTTTTATAAAAAAAGGAAAATCGAAGTAACCTCCGAAGCAATTGCCTATTCAAACTTAAGAGTCGTCTTCAAATACGGCGTTACAACCTGTGTTATGCTATTCGGTGGTGTTTATTTTAGTGAGGTTCAAAATACGGATTTAACATGGATTATTTTCGGTTATTGCTTAGGAGCCATGATTGGCTATTTTATCGCAGAAATGGTGCTCCAAAAAACGTGGCGTATATTCGGAAATTTAAAAGGCTTAATTGTGTATGGGATCATTGTTACTGTAACGATTGTTTTTGTACAATCACTTGGTTTTTATGAGAAAAAGTTGCCAAAGCAAGAGGATATAAAAAGTGTCATTTTAACCAACCAACCGTATGTATTTTCAGATAAAAGTGAGTCATACGCACCGTATTTTGTGCCTTCTGAACTCGAAAGCAAGAACAATATTAAAGAGGTGCTCGAGCTACACAAACAAATTATTGCAGATAAAAGCCTCAATCAGAAACTACAAGAGGGGCAATATGAAATAGCGTTTTTCCTCTACACACTTAATGATGGGAGCCAAATTTCCCGCCAATATCGAATCAATCAAGAACTTTATGAGGATTCGTACCGAAACATCCATGAGTCTAAAGAGTACAAACAAGCATCCAATGAAATCTTTCATCTGAACGTAGAAAAAATTAATCAAATAAAAATTTCATCAAACTCTTTCTCAAATCACTTTGTGACGTTATCGAATTCACAACAAATAGCGGAGGCAATTGCTGCTTTAAAACAAGATATTTTATCTGAGTCCTATCTGGATGAGCGTTATTTTGAAGGCCGCGGTTCGGGGATTGAAATCTTTTTTGGTAAAGACCGTTCTGTTTATTTAAACCATAAACCAAACTATGAACATTTTACCCAATGGCTCATTCAAAATGATCTTTTTGAGCAAGCTAGTGTGCAGGCTGACGATGTTGAGAAAATCGTCGTCGCTGATTTAAAAATGGATCCATTTACCGATCAGTATAACGACCCACAATTGTTTATTAATGAAATAGAAAATCAAAAAGAAAAATTGACCATCACGGATAAGAAACAGATCGAACTCTGTTTAGCGCAAGCAAGCTCAATGCCAAATCACAAATACTCTGCTGTTTTTTACTATAAAGGTGAACATCTTGCTGAAACCTACTTTTTTGATGAAGAGCATGCGCCTGATTTTATTAAACAACACTTTAAATAA
- the fabG gene encoding 3-oxoacyl-[acyl-carrier-protein] reductase gives MAIIEKDQLNTLEDTYGLKDKVVIVTGSSKGIGATIAKEFAKKGAKVVINYNASSTAAENVVDEITQAGGSAICCKANVSNIEEAKSLIEKTINEFGRIDILINNAGITRDRTFRKLSEAEWNEVINVNLNSIYHTTSAVINTMLEQKYGRIINISSIVGQAGAFGQTNYAAAKAGMIGFTKSLALETAKSGITVNAICPGYILTEMTAEIPENIMEQIVSKIPMKRLGTTTEIADACVFLANSDYITGQCINVNGGVYM, from the coding sequence ATGGCAATCATCGAAAAAGACCAGTTAAATACGTTAGAGGATACATATGGCTTAAAGGATAAAGTCGTCATTGTAACTGGAAGTTCTAAAGGAATTGGTGCAACAATCGCTAAGGAATTCGCGAAAAAAGGAGCTAAGGTTGTTATCAACTACAACGCGAGCTCAACTGCTGCTGAAAACGTTGTAGATGAAATTACCCAAGCTGGTGGATCTGCTATTTGCTGTAAAGCAAACGTTTCAAACATTGAAGAAGCTAAATCATTGATTGAAAAAACAATAAATGAGTTTGGCCGCATTGATATCTTAATTAATAATGCAGGAATTACGCGTGACCGTACTTTCCGTAAGCTTAGTGAAGCAGAATGGAACGAAGTTATTAATGTAAACCTTAATAGTATCTACCACACTACTTCTGCTGTTATTAACACAATGCTTGAGCAAAAATATGGACGTATTATCAATATCAGCTCGATTGTTGGCCAAGCTGGTGCATTCGGACAAACAAACTATGCTGCTGCAAAGGCTGGAATGATTGGTTTCACTAAATCACTTGCATTAGAAACTGCAAAAAGTGGGATTACTGTAAATGCGATTTGCCCTGGTTATATCCTTACAGAAATGACAGCGGAAATTCCGGAAAATATCATGGAACAAATTGTTTCAAAAATTCCAATGAAACGTTTAGGAACGACAACTGAAATCGCAGATGCTTGCGTATTCCTTGCTAACAGCGATTATATTACAGGACAATGCATCAATGTAAATGGTGGCGTTTACATGTAA
- a CDS encoding tyrosine-type recombinase/integrase, translated as MPYGFISHIENKGYSSETIKSYEKVIGQFFYYIKNTYPDNKEPFQISPLDIKNYLEEQLEKGKSITTINKELAIIKTMFNYFWEIDRVPVDPAVKIKRYKKHEKLKLDLSYGQITELLHRTLHHDEYSSLRKAIFLLAAKGLKTADFRFKKEDVSVLHDTRFSGNPVKKPHDYFRGDRSRQLLRVLS; from the coding sequence GTGCCTTACGGATTTATAAGTCATATAGAAAATAAGGGCTATAGTTCAGAAACAATTAAAAGCTATGAAAAAGTCATTGGGCAATTTTTCTATTACATCAAGAATACATATCCTGATAACAAGGAACCGTTTCAAATTTCTCCTTTAGATATCAAGAATTATTTAGAGGAACAGCTCGAAAAAGGTAAAAGCATTACAACGATCAATAAAGAATTGGCGATTATAAAAACGATGTTTAACTATTTTTGGGAAATTGATAGAGTCCCAGTGGATCCAGCTGTAAAGATAAAGCGGTACAAAAAACATGAAAAGCTCAAACTTGATCTAAGCTACGGTCAAATTACCGAGCTTTTACATCGTACACTCCATCACGATGAATACTCATCTCTTCGAAAAGCGATTTTTTTGTTGGCAGCAAAAGGACTAAAAACTGCAGATTTTCGTTTTAAAAAAGAGGATGTATCGGTTTTACATGACACCAGGTTCAGTGGAAATCCTGTTAAAAAACCGCACGATTACTTTAGAGGGGATCGAAGCCGACAGCTTCTTAGAGTACTTTCATGA
- a CDS encoding poly(R)-hydroxyalkanoic acid synthase subunit PhaE, translated as MTEKNFLDPFQVWKSMYDKTETKWNEVIHETMQKEGFSEWMGQVQNGYLQYQQMVQKTTEGYLKQANMPTREEISSIASLIINLEEKVENLDEKIEEELLTNSAASEINKLKASIAKLDKKIDTLLKAIQITEEPVRNSTPVEK; from the coding sequence GTGACAGAAAAGAACTTTTTAGATCCGTTTCAAGTTTGGAAAAGTATGTATGACAAAACGGAAACAAAATGGAATGAAGTAATTCATGAAACCATGCAAAAGGAAGGTTTCTCTGAGTGGATGGGTCAAGTACAAAACGGATATTTACAATATCAACAAATGGTTCAAAAAACGACAGAAGGCTATTTAAAACAAGCAAATATGCCAACTAGAGAAGAAATTTCAAGCATCGCTTCTTTGATTATTAATCTCGAAGAAAAGGTCGAAAACTTAGATGAGAAAATCGAAGAAGAATTATTAACGAACAGTGCTGCATCTGAAATTAATAAACTTAAAGCTAGCATTGCCAAGCTAGATAAAAAAATCGATACGTTATTAAAAGCAATTCAAATCACTGAAGAACCAGTCCGAAATTCCACTCCAGTGGAAAAATAA
- a CDS encoding DUF4023 family protein, producing MESTHQFVEKLKQNQKKQEKNKKTHGSGHPERHLPQKQHD from the coding sequence ATGGAAAGCACTCATCAATTTGTTGAGAAGCTTAAACAAAATCAGAAGAAACAAGAAAAAAACAAAAAGACACATGGAAGTGGTCATCCAGAACGACATCTTCCACAAAAGCAGCATGATTAA
- the wrbA gene encoding NAD(P)H:quinone oxidoreductase type IV — translation MSSVKLAIIYYSSTGTNYQLAKWAEEGAKEVGAEVKVLKIPETAPQAAIDSNPAWKAHVDATANVPAVTLNDLEWADAIIFSVPTRFGNVPSQAKAFIDTTGGLWFNGKLANKVVSAMTSAQNPHGGQEATILALHTTFYHWGSIVVAPGFTDPSIFGAGGNPYGTSVSVDQNGKMIEDVQGAVKHQAKRTATVGEWVKKANQ, via the coding sequence ATGTCAAGCGTTAAACTAGCGATTATTTACTACAGTTCAACCGGAACAAATTATCAGTTAGCAAAATGGGCGGAAGAAGGAGCAAAAGAGGTAGGTGCAGAGGTTAAGGTCCTTAAAATTCCCGAAACCGCTCCACAAGCTGCCATTGATTCGAACCCGGCTTGGAAGGCACATGTTGACGCAACAGCTAACGTGCCTGCGGTGACACTAAATGATTTAGAGTGGGCTGATGCGATTATTTTTAGTGTTCCAACTCGCTTTGGGAATGTACCAAGTCAGGCGAAAGCGTTTATCGATACGACAGGTGGACTATGGTTTAACGGGAAGTTAGCCAACAAAGTAGTAAGTGCAATGACTTCTGCACAAAACCCACATGGTGGTCAGGAAGCAACGATTTTGGCTCTTCATACAACATTTTATCATTGGGGATCAATTGTCGTAGCGCCAGGCTTTACAGATCCATCTATTTTCGGTGCAGGTGGTAACCCATATGGAACAAGCGTTTCTGTTGATCAAAATGGTAAAATGATTGAGGATGTTCAAGGTGCGGTTAAACACCAGGCGAAACGAACGGCTACCGTTGGTGAATGGGTTAAAAAAGCGAACCAATAA
- a CDS encoding MaoC family dehydratase, with protein sequence MQELSYKDINIGDKASFEKTIAESDIYQFAGITGDFNPLHVNADFAKNSLFKERVAHGILTAGFISTVLGMKLPGTNSVYLSQTLNFLAPVKIGDTVKAEVTVIDKHDEKKIIRLRTVVKNQLRVTVVDGEATVLKLI encoded by the coding sequence ATGCAAGAGCTTTCCTACAAGGATATAAATATTGGCGATAAAGCAAGCTTCGAAAAAACAATAGCAGAATCCGATATCTATCAATTTGCAGGAATAACGGGTGATTTTAACCCATTGCATGTTAACGCTGACTTTGCGAAAAATTCTTTATTTAAAGAACGAGTAGCTCATGGAATATTAACAGCGGGCTTTATTTCCACCGTATTGGGGATGAAGCTTCCTGGAACAAACTCAGTCTATTTATCGCAAACGTTAAACTTTCTGGCGCCAGTAAAAATTGGTGATACAGTTAAAGCTGAAGTAACAGTCATAGATAAGCATGATGAAAAAAAAATCATTCGACTTAGGACAGTGGTGAAAAACCAGCTAAGGGTGACCGTAGTGGATGGTGAGGCAACTGTACTGAAGCTAATATAA
- the phaC gene encoding class III poly(R)-hydroxyalkanoic acid synthase subunit PhaC, producing MVFSTTKDIESWLSVMPEEVQKSYHRFARVSEVLTREPEPQVGLTPKEVIWTKNKAKLYRYQPTLEKTKKVPLLIIYALINKPYILDLTPGSSFIEYLTNQGHDVYLLDWGTPGYEDRHLKFDDYVLDYIPRAVQKVLRKSGADEISLLGYCMGGTLTSIFASLHEDWPIRNLVFLTSPFDFEDTGLFTNWLDERYFNLDKVVDTLGIIPGEMIDLGNKLLKPLVNYIGPYVSLADRYENEEFIKSWSLMQKWVADGIPFPGEAFRQWIGEFYQKNKLIKDELYIRGRQVKLSNIKANILNIAAQRDHIAAPNQVQPLLDKVSSKDKTFEVMPTGHVSVCVGGTAVRKTYPLVDQWLTERSN from the coding sequence ATGGTTTTTTCAACGACAAAAGATATTGAATCTTGGTTAAGCGTAATGCCTGAGGAGGTTCAAAAAAGCTATCACCGTTTTGCTCGTGTATCAGAAGTTTTGACAAGAGAGCCTGAACCGCAGGTGGGCTTAACTCCAAAGGAAGTAATCTGGACAAAGAATAAAGCTAAGCTTTATCGTTATCAGCCAACACTTGAAAAAACGAAAAAAGTCCCGCTTTTGATTATCTATGCACTTATTAATAAACCATATATTTTAGATTTAACACCTGGAAGTAGCTTTATTGAATACTTAACCAATCAAGGACATGATGTTTATCTATTAGATTGGGGTACTCCTGGATATGAGGATCGTCATTTAAAATTTGATGATTATGTTTTAGATTATATCCCTCGTGCCGTTCAAAAAGTTTTACGCAAATCAGGTGCTGACGAAATTAGCCTGCTTGGTTATTGTATGGGTGGTACGCTGACATCAATCTTTGCATCCTTGCATGAAGATTGGCCAATTCGCAATTTAGTCTTTTTAACGAGCCCATTTGACTTTGAGGATACTGGGTTGTTTACAAACTGGCTCGACGAGCGATATTTTAATTTAGATAAAGTCGTCGACACATTAGGAATCATCCCTGGTGAAATGATTGACTTAGGAAACAAATTATTAAAACCATTAGTAAATTATATTGGACCATATGTAAGTCTGGCAGATCGCTACGAAAATGAAGAATTCATTAAGAGCTGGAGTCTGATGCAAAAATGGGTGGCCGATGGCATTCCTTTCCCTGGTGAAGCATTTAGACAATGGATTGGTGAGTTTTATCAAAAAAATAAACTAATCAAGGACGAATTATATATTCGCGGCCGTCAAGTTAAATTAAGCAATATCAAAGCGAACATCTTAAATATTGCGGCACAGCGTGATCATATTGCCGCTCCAAACCAAGTCCAACCTTTATTAGATAAAGTATCTAGTAAGGACAAAACATTCGAAGTCATGCCGACTGGTCATGTTTCCGTTTGTGTTGGTGGTACAGCGGTTAGAAAAACCTATCCATTAGTTGACCAATGGTTAACTGAGCGTTCTAATTAA
- a CDS encoding sigma-70 family RNA polymerase sigma factor, with product MAEIDIALIYSLYSRRLHTIAYSVLKDHFLAEDVVQETFLKAYKNIDSVCDQQKIAPWLAQIAVRTAIDFLRAEKRKNWLPSDQSMIEAILFVSNSQDLTEKEVEQNFFQKVLNDSMAQLKKEYKEVLVLQLKYGLKEKEIACQLQLRSSTIKNRLYRARKQLQAALINKFSA from the coding sequence ATGGCAGAAATTGATATTGCGCTCATCTATTCCCTGTACTCAAGGAGATTACACACAATAGCATACTCTGTCTTAAAAGATCACTTTCTTGCTGAGGATGTTGTGCAAGAAACCTTCTTAAAAGCTTATAAAAATATCGATAGTGTTTGTGACCAACAAAAAATTGCACCCTGGCTTGCACAAATTGCGGTCAGGACAGCTATCGATTTTCTCAGGGCAGAAAAAAGAAAAAACTGGCTTCCATCTGATCAAAGTATGATTGAAGCGATATTATTTGTATCAAACAGTCAGGATTTAACAGAAAAAGAGGTTGAACAGAATTTTTTTCAAAAAGTACTGAATGATTCCATGGCGCAGCTAAAAAAAGAGTACAAGGAAGTATTAGTATTGCAACTTAAATACGGACTAAAGGAAAAAGAAATTGCGTGTCAATTACAGCTACGTTCCTCTACGATAAAAAATCGATTGTATCGTGCAAGAAAGCAATTACAAGCCGCTTTAATTAATAAATTTTCGGCTTAG
- a CDS encoding glycoside hydrolase family 18 protein → MKKWTLLTVLLFLLVFSSGFLAGKLFSTDSQNKASRTSTPTPVSVKKLEQKQLPKWTENQQSVLIGYVQDFRDPNVIEYSKLTHVIFSFAHPTSDGEILLNGDHAQKNLQMVKTLAHNSGTKVMLAVGGWYHIRGGESYSYFKSAISNPTSRTKLVSELSAIAEREGLDGIDVDFEHPRSLEDAKNLTLFIKELSEVLHPSAKELSIAVHAKIHGGTLTEAQFVKYEPSMFQYVDHVNIMAYDGQWDGGYNGANLSPYPFTEKIVSYWTQLFDSQNLSKEKLVLGVPFYAQPEDPKQKQVSYETIIKSNPNNANQDMMVLNGITYYFNGGSTMKRKTQLALDHGFGGMMLWEVGLDAEGPQSLTSTIFEVLEQNRNI, encoded by the coding sequence ATGAAAAAATGGACTCTCCTTACGGTTCTTCTATTCCTTCTCGTTTTTTCAAGTGGGTTTCTAGCAGGAAAACTATTCTCAACTGATTCTCAAAATAAGGCATCCCGTACATCAACTCCTACACCAGTTTCTGTCAAAAAACTTGAGCAAAAGCAGCTGCCTAAATGGACTGAGAACCAACAATCTGTATTGATTGGCTATGTTCAGGATTTCCGTGATCCAAATGTTATTGAATATTCGAAATTAACTCATGTGATCTTTTCTTTTGCTCATCCAACAAGCGATGGTGAAATCCTGTTAAATGGCGATCATGCACAAAAAAATTTACAAATGGTAAAAACGTTGGCTCACAATAGCGGGACAAAAGTGATGCTCGCCGTTGGTGGCTGGTATCATATCCGTGGCGGTGAATCCTATAGCTATTTTAAAAGTGCGATATCAAATCCAACTTCACGCACAAAGCTCGTGTCAGAACTTTCCGCTATCGCTGAACGTGAAGGTTTAGATGGGATCGATGTAGATTTCGAGCATCCACGGTCACTTGAGGATGCCAAAAACTTAACTCTTTTTATCAAAGAATTATCAGAAGTGCTTCATCCATCAGCAAAAGAGCTTTCAATCGCTGTCCATGCAAAAATCCATGGTGGGACTCTTACCGAAGCTCAATTTGTGAAATATGAGCCTTCAATGTTTCAATATGTAGATCATGTAAATATTATGGCCTATGATGGTCAGTGGGATGGTGGCTATAATGGAGCTAATTTATCCCCGTACCCATTTACTGAAAAAATCGTAAGCTATTGGACACAATTATTTGATTCTCAAAACTTATCAAAAGAAAAACTGGTATTAGGTGTACCTTTTTATGCTCAACCAGAGGATCCAAAACAAAAACAGGTTTCTTATGAAACCATTATCAAAAGCAACCCAAACAACGCTAACCAGGATATGATGGTCCTAAATGGTATAACCTATTATTTTAATGGTGGTAGTACCATGAAACGAAAGACTCAGTTAGCTCTAGATCACGGATTTGGTGGGATGATGCTTTGGGAGGTTGGTCTTGATGCAGAAGGTCCACAAAGTTTAACGAGTACCATTTTTGAAGTATTGGAGCAGAACAGAAATATATAA
- a CDS encoding ABC transporter ATP-binding protein, translating to MIKLTRVSKAFDTSPAIENVTLSIAKGSIYGLIGSNGAGKTTLMKLIAGVYKQEQGSVEIGGSPIFEQVEQKQKVFYLPDTPYFLSQYTTKQMARFYKSMYPSWSDERFHKLIASFELNIHKKILSFSKGWQRQIAFILALSSKPDILILDEPMDGLDPVVRKKIKNILIQDVADRDMTILISSHNLLEIEDICDHIGVIHKGRLLFEKELDELKSDVHKVQVAYKSGTVPEQLLQHLEVLHKEQRGSVYLYIVRGESERITEQIGATNPVLFDLLPLTLEEIFIYEMEDIGYAIKNIIV from the coding sequence ATGATTAAATTAACACGTGTCAGTAAAGCATTTGATACCTCACCAGCGATTGAAAACGTCACCCTTTCGATTGCTAAAGGTTCCATTTATGGATTAATCGGCTCGAATGGTGCTGGAAAAACAACCTTGATGAAGCTAATTGCCGGTGTTTACAAGCAAGAACAGGGTAGCGTTGAGATTGGTGGTTCACCAATCTTTGAACAGGTTGAGCAGAAACAAAAGGTTTTTTATCTTCCTGATACACCTTATTTTTTGTCTCAATATACAACCAAGCAAATGGCTCGCTTTTATAAAAGCATGTATCCATCATGGAGTGACGAGCGCTTTCATAAATTAATTGCATCATTTGAGTTAAATATTCATAAAAAAATTCTGTCATTTTCCAAAGGCTGGCAACGCCAAATTGCTTTTATTCTAGCTCTTTCCTCTAAGCCAGACATTTTGATTCTAGATGAACCGATGGATGGACTTGATCCAGTTGTACGAAAGAAAATAAAAAACATTTTGATTCAAGATGTTGCTGATCGAGATATGACGATTTTAATCTCATCACATAATCTCCTTGAAATAGAGGATATTTGTGACCATATAGGCGTGATTCATAAAGGAAGGCTTTTATTTGAAAAAGAACTGGATGAATTAAAATCAGATGTTCATAAGGTTCAGGTAGCTTATAAGTCCGGAACTGTGCCTGAACAGCTTTTACAACATCTTGAAGTTCTCCACAAAGAGCAAAGAGGGAGTGTTTACCTTTATATTGTAAGAGGGGAAAGTGAACGAATCACAGAACAAATTGGCGCAACAAATCCCGTCCTATTTGACCTGCTACCGCTAACACTTGAAGAAATTTTTATTTATGAAATGGAGGATATTGGCTATGCAATCAAAAACATCATCGTTTAA
- a CDS encoding cbb3-type cytochrome c oxidase subunit I translates to MVIWSVVSFVMLLAGVGALTWYFAVQRHHEPHVKEVYPEKDPLLALSPTPSMKATLKYFWVVAALVVVQVGLGAVTAHYAVEGAGFYGIPIQKWLPYSVARTWHTQLGILWIATAWLAAGLFMAPAVSGYEPKFQRSLVNVLFVALLIIVVGSMAGQWMGVFQKFDHKTNFWFGHQGYEYVDLGRFWQYFLTIGLFIWLFLMGRALLPAFKKSREDRHLLAMFLIASTAIPLFYVPGLMWGQHTHLAMAEYWRWWVVHLWVEGFFEVFATVVIAFLFTRMGLLRTATASSSVLFSTSIFLFGGIIGTFHHLYFSGTPLGVLAFGAVFSALEVVPLVIIGFEAYENLTLSRTKPWVKAYKWPIYCFVAVAFWNLVGAGLFGFFINPPIALYYMQGLNTTPVHGHTALFGVYGMLGIGLMLFCLKGLTGQRKWKTKLLAFSFWAINIGLALMVLISLIPIGLMQTWASVEHGMWYARSAEFLQQDTVQVFHWFRIVGDTIFAIGVVTLGWFILGLKTGWSFIEQARDFDHSIKK, encoded by the coding sequence ATGGTGATTTGGTCGGTTGTAAGTTTTGTGATGCTTCTTGCAGGAGTAGGGGCACTTACATGGTATTTTGCCGTCCAACGTCATCACGAACCACATGTTAAAGAAGTATATCCAGAGAAGGATCCGTTGCTCGCCTTGTCTCCGACACCGTCGATGAAGGCAACTTTAAAATATTTCTGGGTGGTTGCAGCTTTAGTTGTCGTGCAGGTTGGTCTTGGCGCCGTTACAGCTCACTACGCCGTTGAAGGTGCAGGATTTTATGGAATTCCAATCCAAAAATGGCTTCCTTATTCTGTTGCTCGCACATGGCATACCCAATTAGGGATTTTATGGATTGCGACCGCTTGGTTAGCAGCCGGTCTATTTATGGCTCCCGCCGTTTCTGGTTATGAACCGAAATTTCAAAGATCACTTGTAAATGTTTTATTCGTCGCACTGCTAATTATTGTAGTGGGCTCCATGGCAGGTCAGTGGATGGGGGTATTCCAAAAGTTTGATCACAAAACAAATTTTTGGTTTGGACATCAGGGCTATGAATACGTTGACTTAGGTCGCTTTTGGCAATATTTCTTAACTATAGGTTTGTTTATCTGGTTATTTTTAATGGGAAGAGCTTTATTACCAGCATTTAAAAAATCTCGTGAAGATCGCCATCTACTCGCCATGTTTCTAATCGCTTCAACTGCGATTCCGTTATTCTATGTTCCTGGATTGATGTGGGGCCAGCATACGCATCTCGCGATGGCAGAATATTGGCGCTGGTGGGTTGTACACTTATGGGTAGAAGGATTTTTTGAAGTATTCGCGACTGTTGTTATCGCGTTTTTATTTACTAGAATGGGATTACTCAGAACAGCGACTGCTTCTTCCTCAGTACTATTTTCAACCAGTATTTTCTTGTTTGGCGGGATTATCGGGACGTTCCACCATCTTTATTTTAGCGGCACCCCATTAGGTGTACTAGCTTTTGGTGCAGTATTTAGTGCGTTAGAGGTCGTACCTCTTGTGATCATCGGCTTTGAAGCTTATGAAAATTTAACCTTAAGCCGTACAAAACCTTGGGTTAAAGCTTACAAATGGCCAATCTACTGCTTTGTAGCGGTTGCGTTTTGGAATTTAGTCGGAGCTGGATTATTTGGGTTCTTCATTAATCCGCCAATTGCCTTATATTATATGCAAGGCTTGAATACAACACCGGTACATGGTCATACAGCATTATTTGGCGTATATGGGATGCTAGGCATCGGATTAATGCTTTTCTGTTTAAAAGGACTAACAGGGCAAAGAAAGTGGAAAACAAAGCTTTTAGCCTTTTCATTTTGGGCGATAAATATCGGACTTGCGTTAATGGTGTTAATAAGCTTAATTCCGATTGGCTTAATGCAGACGTGGGCTAGTGTTGAGCATGGTATGTGGTACGCAAGGTCAGCTGAATTTTTACAACAGGATACCGTCCAAGTATTCCATTGGTTCCGTATTGTGGGGGATACAATATTTGCAATTGGAGTTGTGACATTGGGTTGGTTTATCCTAGGCCTGAAAACCGGCTGGTCGTTTATTGAACAAGCAAGAGATTTTGATCATTCAATTAAAAAATAG
- the cysK gene encoding cysteine synthase A yields the protein MKLYNSVLDLIGNTPIVKINKLPYSNGAEVFIKLESFNPGGSVKDRASINMIERAEAEGKLIPGSSTIIEPTSGNTGIGIAMVAAVKGYPCIITMPDNATEERVKILKAYGAKVYLTPASQRMQGAIDKANSLKDSIPNSFIPMQFENPANADAHRHTTAVEILEAFDGKLDALVLTAGTGGTVTGVGEELKKQIPELKIYVVEPFGSPVLSGGKPGSHKIPGTGPGFIPKILNRDIYDEILHIKDEDAQVMARRLAAEEGIFVGASGASSAYFALEVAKKLPQTARVLCLAPDTGERYLSSDLFPS from the coding sequence TTGAAATTGTATAATTCAGTGTTGGACTTAATCGGAAATACACCGATTGTCAAAATAAATAAATTACCATACTCAAATGGGGCAGAAGTATTCATAAAATTGGAGTCATTTAATCCAGGTGGAAGTGTTAAGGATCGTGCTTCCATTAACATGATCGAACGGGCTGAAGCAGAGGGAAAGCTCATTCCAGGTAGTAGCACCATCATTGAACCTACCTCAGGTAATACTGGTATCGGAATTGCGATGGTGGCAGCGGTAAAAGGTTATCCATGCATCATTACGATGCCTGATAACGCAACAGAAGAGCGGGTTAAAATATTAAAGGCGTACGGGGCGAAGGTTTATTTAACTCCCGCTAGTCAGAGAATGCAGGGAGCAATTGATAAAGCAAACAGCTTGAAAGATAGCATTCCGAACAGTTTTATTCCAATGCAGTTTGAAAATCCGGCCAATGCTGATGCACATCGTCACACAACCGCCGTCGAAATTCTTGAAGCATTTGATGGTAAACTAGATGCACTTGTCTTAACAGCAGGAACCGGCGGGACTGTAACAGGTGTTGGAGAAGAACTAAAAAAACAAATACCAGAATTGAAAATATACGTGGTTGAACCATTCGGATCACCTGTTTTATCAGGAGGAAAACCAGGATCTCACAAGATTCCCGGAACAGGTCCTGGTTTTATTCCTAAAATATTAAACCGTGACATATACGATGAGATTCTTCATATAAAAGATGAAGATGCACAGGTGATGGCCCGCCGATTGGCAGCAGAAGAAGGAATTTTTGTCGGTGCTTCTGGGGCATCCTCAGCATACTTTGCGCTGGAGGTCGCTAAAAAGCTGCCGCAAACCGCAAGAGTCCTTTGCTTAGCACCTGATACTGGTGAGCGCTACCTATCATCAGATTTATTCCCAAGCTAA